A window from Cryptomeria japonica chromosome 1, Sugi_1.0, whole genome shotgun sequence encodes these proteins:
- the LOC131036680 gene encoding uncharacterized protein LOC131036680 — protein MDSHDSDLDLLLSLNDHVDRVAETPPHSHASGYFSEEDMPRHGKALGMAAFKDVVKDSVEEEDAKLKTPATSQPQKTLDNNLKSHSTNDVEVERYSGLRIRNRMVSTMSMTIRFSDVRFIRLQAISTAMMGDNITGSWATVGVLTEKGNPRLSSNGKNFAIWKLSSLDSATISLFLFGDAYTRHWKESPGSILSIFNAKVRREDKGNEFSLSVFAVDQIVKLGTSVDYGLCKAKRKDGMPCTMIINRSRGSYCQYHVAATRQKYTTKRAELSGGNLSTAFRKPLKSEGIYMVKPLGESSNNNKPSRPMKVMTTEDLRKTLSNADKVTTKHQSQGIRFLSSVANAENMDPKATVRKSDLQMKKVKQYEEYLKKRPSSTIKPTGVLQKHEPEAKRKKTVQNPDDLIELDIDV, from the exons ATGGACAGCCACGATAGTGATCTTGATCTGCTGCTCTCCCTTAACGACCATGTCGATCGAGTCGCGGAGACTCCTCCCCATTCTCATGCCTCTG GTTACTTTTCGGAAGAAGACATGCCGAGACATGGAAAGGCTCTGGGCATGGCGGCCTTCAAAGATGTTGTCAAGGACTCCGTAGAAGAAGAAGATGCCAAGCTCAAAACACCTGCAACTTCGCAGCCCCAGAAAACCCTCGACAACAACCTGAAATCCCACTCGACTAACGATGTTGAAGTTGAAAGATATTCTGGCTTGCGGATAAG AAATAGAATGGTGTCGACAATGAGCATGACCATTCGGTTCTCTGATGTCAGATTCATTCGCTTGCAGGCCATCAG TACTGCAATGATGGGTGATAACATTACGGGCTCTTGGGCGACAGTTGGCGTCCTAACAGAAAAAGGAAATCCCAGATTAAGTAGCAATGGGAAGAATTTTGCTATTTGGAAACTATCATCTCTCGATTCGGCCACTATTTCCCTCTTCCTATTTGGTGATGCGTATACTCGTCACTGGAAAGAATCACCTGGGAgcattttatcaatttttaatgcCAAAGTTCGTCGTGAGGACAAG GGAAATGAATTTTCTCTTAGTGTGTTTGCAGTTGACCAAATTGTAAAATTGGGAACTTCTGTTGATTATGGTCTCTGTAAGGCGAAGCGGAAGGATGGAATGCCATGCACAATGATTATAAACCG ATCTCGAGGTTCATATTGTCAATACCATGTTGCT GCAACACGCCAAAAATATACTACCAAACGTGCAGAGCTAAGTGGTGG AAATCTGTCAACAGCATTTCGGAAACCTCTCAAATCGGAAGGGATATATATGGTGAAACCTTTAGGAGAAAGTTCTAATAACAATAAGCCTAGCAGACCGATGAAAGTCATGACTACAGAAGATTTGAGAAAGACTCTCAG CAATGCAGACAAGGTGACAACTAAGCACCAGTCTCAGGGAATCAGGTTCCTGTCAAGTGTTGCAAATGCAG AGAATATGGACCCCAAAGCCACTGTCAGGAAATCagaccttcaaatgaagaaagtcAAACAATATGAGGAGTATCTTAAGAAAAG GCCTTCTTCAACCATAAAGCCAACGGGAGTTTTACAAAAGCATGAACCTGAAGCTAAAAGGAAGAAGACCGTGCAAAATcctgatgatttgattgagttagacATAGATGTTTGA